One stretch of Roseibium sp. HPY-6 DNA includes these proteins:
- the flgH gene encoding flagellar basal body L-ring protein FlgH — protein sequence MQKNHYRQLLASIALAALAAGCGTADQLAQVGQQPALNAIQDPTTTPGYRPVQMPMPEPQQVHYNPNSLWQSGSRAFFKDQRASQVGDILTVVVTIDDEAEIENTTERNRTESSGAGVGGALGTAIDTIFLPAGTAASDLANVGSNSSFQGAGSVDREETLQTQIAAVVTQVLPNGNLVIEGRQEVRVNFEVRELIVAGIVRPEDITANNRVASEQIAEARIGYGGRGQITTVQQPRVGNQVLDILLPF from the coding sequence ATGCAGAAAAACCATTATCGCCAACTGCTTGCAAGCATCGCTCTGGCAGCGCTTGCCGCGGGATGCGGCACCGCAGACCAGCTCGCGCAAGTCGGCCAGCAGCCTGCCCTGAACGCGATTCAGGACCCGACCACAACGCCTGGCTACCGGCCGGTGCAAATGCCGATGCCGGAACCGCAACAGGTGCACTACAACCCGAATTCGCTCTGGCAGTCCGGAAGCCGCGCATTCTTCAAGGATCAGCGCGCCAGCCAGGTAGGGGACATCCTGACCGTGGTCGTGACCATCGACGACGAAGCCGAGATCGAGAACACAACCGAACGCAACCGGACAGAATCGAGCGGAGCGGGTGTCGGCGGCGCGCTTGGCACGGCGATCGACACAATCTTCCTGCCGGCAGGCACGGCTGCCAGCGACCTTGCAAATGTCGGCAGTAACTCAAGCTTCCAGGGCGCGGGAAGCGTCGACAGGGAAGAAACACTGCAAACGCAAATCGCAGCGGTCGTTACCCAGGTGCTTCCGAATGGCAATCTCGTAATTGAGGGCAGGCAGGAAGTCCGCGTGAACTTCGAGGTCCGGGAGCTGATCGTCGCCGGCATCGTCCGGCCTGAAGACATCACCGCCAACAACCGCGTTGCCAGCGAACAGATTGCCGAGGCGCGGATAGGCTACGGCGGCAGAGGCCAGATCACGACAGTCCAGCAGCCGCGTGTCGGCAATCAGGTATTGGACATCCTGCTGCCGTTCTGA
- a CDS encoding bifunctional 2',3'-cyclic-nucleotide 2'-phosphodiesterase/3'-nucleotidase, which translates to MPNVKDFSLSRRDLLLGTAAASVATTLHPYSVLAAENSAHIRLMETTDLHVHVFPYDYYGDRPIDTAGLARTATLIRQIRNEATNSVLVDNGDFLQGNPMGDFIAYERGMRDGDIHPVIKGMNVLEFDAAALGNHEFNYGLDFMMKVMAGANFPVVCANLVKGTTLAASAREDSLFMKPYVILEKDIQDGAGNTHPIKIGFIGFVPPQIMNWDRRHLEGKANARDIIETAKAFVPEMREQGCDLVIALSHSGIDANDYAEGMENASLHLAAVGGIDAVFTGHHHLTFPGPDYEGLPGIDSTKGTLFGKPAAMGGFWGSHLGVIDLMLERDGNSWRIANFLTEARPIFKKDGRDVTPLVESQQDVLDAVTEDHEATLAYVRRPVGKTSAPLHSYFALVADDPSVQIVSNAQTWYIEQMLKGTEWEELPVLSAAAPFKAGGRGGADYYTDVPVGDVAIKNVADLYLYPNTVRAVAVKGSIVKDWLERSAGIFLQVEPGKPDQPLINPEFPSYNFDVIDGVTYEIDLTQPSKYDPQGELIHPDANRITNLEFQGEPLDFDQTFIVATNNYRAGGGGNFPGISDDVVVFVGPDTNRDVLVRFIVDKGTIDPAADTNWKFSPVPDTTVLFETGPGGTKHATSVQGVRIEPAGDGADGFARYRITL; encoded by the coding sequence ATGCCAAATGTAAAAGACTTTTCCCTCTCACGGCGGGATCTCCTCCTGGGTACGGCGGCGGCAAGCGTGGCGACAACACTGCATCCCTACTCTGTGCTCGCGGCAGAAAATTCAGCGCATATTCGCCTGATGGAGACCACGGATCTCCATGTCCATGTCTTTCCATACGACTATTACGGCGACCGACCGATCGACACAGCCGGGCTTGCGCGCACCGCGACCCTCATCAGACAGATCCGTAACGAGGCGACAAACTCCGTGCTTGTCGACAATGGTGACTTTCTGCAGGGCAACCCCATGGGTGACTTCATTGCCTATGAACGCGGCATGCGGGACGGAGACATTCACCCGGTCATCAAGGGCATGAATGTGCTGGAGTTCGATGCCGCCGCGCTCGGCAATCATGAATTCAACTACGGTCTGGATTTTATGATGAAGGTCATGGCCGGAGCGAATTTCCCGGTCGTCTGCGCCAATCTCGTCAAGGGTACGACGCTTGCGGCAAGTGCACGCGAAGATTCGCTGTTCATGAAGCCGTATGTCATCCTCGAAAAGGATATCCAAGACGGCGCCGGCAACACGCACCCGATCAAGATCGGTTTCATCGGCTTTGTTCCTCCGCAGATCATGAACTGGGACCGTCGCCATCTGGAAGGCAAAGCAAACGCGCGTGATATCATCGAAACCGCAAAGGCGTTCGTCCCAGAAATGCGGGAACAGGGCTGCGACCTCGTCATCGCCCTTTCTCATTCCGGCATCGACGCCAATGACTATGCCGAAGGCATGGAAAACGCTTCTCTCCATTTGGCCGCGGTCGGCGGCATTGACGCGGTTTTCACCGGTCACCATCACCTGACATTTCCAGGCCCGGATTATGAAGGACTGCCGGGCATCGACAGCACCAAGGGAACTCTTTTCGGAAAACCCGCCGCGATGGGCGGTTTCTGGGGATCTCACCTTGGCGTCATCGACCTGATGCTGGAACGGGACGGAAATAGCTGGCGCATCGCCAACTTCCTGACCGAGGCGCGCCCGATATTCAAGAAAGACGGACGCGACGTGACGCCACTCGTGGAAAGCCAGCAGGATGTGCTCGACGCCGTCACTGAAGATCACGAGGCAACGCTTGCCTATGTCCGCCGGCCGGTGGGCAAGACATCTGCACCGCTTCATTCGTATTTCGCGCTTGTTGCTGACGATCCAAGCGTGCAGATCGTTTCAAATGCGCAGACCTGGTACATTGAGCAGATGCTCAAGGGCACCGAATGGGAAGAGCTGCCTGTCCTTTCAGCTGCGGCCCCCTTCAAGGCCGGAGGCCGTGGTGGCGCCGACTATTATACAGACGTGCCGGTCGGTGACGTCGCGATCAAAAATGTCGCAGACCTTTACCTTTACCCGAACACGGTAAGAGCGGTGGCCGTCAAAGGCAGCATCGTGAAGGATTGGCTGGAACGTTCCGCCGGCATCTTCCTGCAGGTGGAACCTGGCAAGCCGGATCAGCCGCTGATCAATCCGGAGTTTCCGAGCTACAACTTCGACGTTATCGACGGCGTCACGTACGAAATCGACCTGACGCAGCCTTCCAAATACGATCCGCAAGGCGAATTGATCCATCCGGATGCGAATCGGATCACCAATCTTGAGTTCCAGGGCGAACCGCTGGATTTTGACCAGACGTTTATCGTGGCAACCAACAACTACCGGGCCGGCGGCGGTGGCAACTTTCCAGGCATCAGCGACGATGTCGTCGTTTTTGTCGGCCCCGATACCAACCGCGACGTTCTGGTGCGCTTCATCGTCGACAAGGGAACGATTGACCCTGCAGCGGACACCAATTGGAAGTTCAGCCCGGTGCCAGACACCACGGTCCTGTTTGAAACCGGTCCGGGAGGGACGAAGCACGCCACGTCGGTTCAAGGCGTTCGTATTGAGCCGGCAGGCGACGGCGCAGACGGTTTCGCCAGATACAGGATCACGCTCTAA
- the dksA gene encoding RNA polymerase-binding protein DksA has product MTVEIESDYRPSDDEPFMNDRQREYFRDKLLAWKDEILKESKETLTNLQEESQNHPDFADRASSETDRSIELRARDRQRKLISKIDDALERIADGSYGYCEETGEPISLRRLEARPIATLSIEAQEAHERREKVYRDD; this is encoded by the coding sequence ATGACGGTTGAAATTGAGTCAGACTATCGACCCTCGGACGACGAGCCGTTCATGAACGACAGGCAGCGCGAGTATTTTCGAGACAAGCTGCTTGCATGGAAAGACGAGATCCTGAAGGAAAGCAAAGAGACTTTGACGAACCTTCAGGAAGAGAGCCAGAACCACCCCGACTTTGCCGACCGCGCGTCGTCTGAAACAGACCGCTCCATTGAGCTGCGCGCCCGGGACAGACAACGCAAACTCATTTCAAAGATAGACGATGCTTTGGAACGAATTGCGGACGGGAGTTATGGATATTGCGAGGAGACCGGTGAACCGATCTCCCTGCGGCGCCTGGAAGCCAGACCGATCGCAACGCTTTCGATCGAGGCTCAGGAGGCGCATGAGCGTCGCGAGAAAGTATATCGCGACGATTGA